A section of the Paenibacillus odorifer genome encodes:
- a CDS encoding GIY-YIG nuclease family protein, with translation MKDNLGHIIYVGKAKQLKRRVQSYFQNSKSHSPKVKQLVRNIKDLEIILTDTEFEAFMLECKLIKEIKPMYNKKMKNPQAYTYIVIGADEKIRSLEITYDPAVKEGTQVFGPYTSRSTVERAVQGIKESSRILCSNPSFKNSLCLNHSLGLCIGMCAGGDAAVQYNKIIDRVIGLLNGSDSSILEEMEQRMAVVAEHYDFETAAKYRDYIGAVSFLIHKEKVIEFAQENQNIAVLEAMNEQTLKLILLKGNRILSHTKLQYDQPDITHLQAAIKSAIMTTFHSEPNQTSAAIGRHEIDEAQIIYSYLKSSSCSYIIIQEDWLAAEQRSNMEASVNELLQIFLNALPSHSYN, from the coding sequence ATGAAGGATAATCTCGGTCATATTATATATGTTGGCAAGGCAAAACAGTTAAAACGGAGAGTCCAATCCTATTTTCAAAACTCAAAATCTCATTCCCCAAAGGTTAAACAGCTTGTAAGAAATATTAAAGATCTGGAAATCATCCTTACGGATACCGAATTTGAAGCCTTTATGCTGGAATGCAAATTAATTAAAGAGATCAAACCCATGTACAATAAAAAAATGAAAAATCCGCAGGCTTATACCTATATCGTAATAGGAGCGGATGAAAAAATACGTTCGTTAGAGATTACCTATGATCCTGCGGTCAAAGAAGGCACTCAGGTTTTTGGTCCCTATACGAGCAGAAGCACCGTGGAACGGGCCGTGCAAGGCATTAAAGAAAGTTCAAGAATCCTTTGCAGTAACCCTAGCTTTAAAAATTCCCTATGCCTAAACCATTCGCTTGGCCTATGCATAGGGATGTGTGCAGGCGGAGATGCCGCTGTTCAATATAATAAAATTATTGATCGAGTCATTGGCTTACTAAACGGCTCAGATTCCAGTATCCTTGAGGAAATGGAGCAACGGATGGCAGTGGTCGCGGAGCACTATGACTTCGAAACCGCCGCCAAATACAGGGACTATATTGGAGCTGTCAGCTTCCTGATTCACAAAGAGAAGGTCATCGAATTCGCACAGGAGAATCAGAATATTGCAGTTCTTGAGGCCATGAATGAACAGACGCTTAAACTCATTCTGCTCAAGGGCAACCGTATCCTGTCCCATACCAAGCTACAATATGATCAACCGGATATCACCCACCTGCAAGCGGCAATAAAGTCAGCGATTATGACCACTTTTCACAGTGAACCCAATCAGACCTCGGCAGCGATCGGGCGCCATGAAATTGACGAAGCACAAATAATATACAGCTATTTAAAAAGCAGCTCCTGCAGCTACATCATCATTCAAGAGGATTGGCTTGCAGCTGAGCAACGTTCCAATATGGAGGCTTCGGTAAATGAGCTGTTGCAGATTTTTTTAAATGCGCTTCCCTCTCATTCCTATAATTAA